The nucleotide sequence CCTATTTAAAGCCTAAAGCTTTCCACAAAGGTGCCTTGTCACCCTGGAATAATGCAGTCATCAGACTGGTGCCATTCCCTGAACCTATATGCATTTTTCAAATACACACATTCGTTAAATATTTGGCATAGAAATTTAGCTTTGTTTCATATATTAGCTCTGTGTTGAAGCTTTATTAAGTCTCTTTAGATAGACCATGTTTCTTAGATCTGTGAAGCAAATTACCTACCCCTTTAGTTAACGCTTTCCTTTAGATGACTTCTCAGAATCCTACTTTTCACTTTGAAGTTTGTTATCCAATCTACTTCCAGTTTAGACAGCTTAATTTTAATTCCCAAATGGCTCCTACCTTTCTTTGAACTTACAGCCCTGTGTTGCTCACTTAGGTTTTGAAGTGATATTAATGATATCTATTAAAACTGCATGCATAATAGTATATGTACTTGCGTAGTGGAGGGAATGATAGCCAAAAATACATTGAGATGAGTGGTGTTAATTTAAGTTGTCTTGATGTAGACCAGTTATTAGCGACTTACTTAGGATCTTGAAACCAGCTTAACATCAAACAGTCAGGTCCAAGTGAGAACTTGGAAAGGCAGGACAGCTGCACCCTGCGTCAGGAGACTTTTAATTCTCGCTGTGCAGGAGTGATTTTCAGCACCTTGCACCTTGCCTCAGCTTCTTTGTTAAACGGTTACCAGGATAAATTATCTCAGTCCATGCTCGGGCTCAAGTTCCCGTGACCAGATATTCAGAAAACTGACCCAGACTATGAAAAGGAAGATGTCTGCTCTGAGCAGAATGAGTGCTGGGATGGTTGGAAAGATAATTCAGCTTCTGTTCATTATATGCTCattaaaatgaacagaaaggAATGAGTTCATATTACCTGCTTTGGGGGGAAGCGGCTTCAGAAGTTTAGGATCCCATTCCACCCCTTAAATGATGCCTTTCTTACATATTTAAGGAATCTGATGCTTCTACCAGGTGTATGGATGAAAATAACTACGACAGGGAACGGTGTTCCACTTACTTCTTGAAGTACAAAAACTGCCGGAAATTCTGGGTAAGCCTAGCTTGATTAGCTTTGTGTTAAAACTCCACTCTTTGGCTTGAAACTGAAGCCCAAAATTAGTGAGTACCCACAATCTCTTCTTAGTAATGACTGGGGACACTTTTTGACTCTTCTTTGTGTGCCTTGAAGGATCCTTGAGGGCTCTTACTGGCTGCCTCCTCCGGGCTGGAAGAATGCAGGTCTCATATAGGTGGGTCTTCCTATGGATATTTAAGAGCAGCCCTAAAACAATGACCTTGTTATAATTTTAGTTCACCTGGATATGAACAGAATGGAGAGCTTGCTCTGTCATAACACATTTTAGGCTTCCATTTCTGCCTTCTCCTTTCCCACTGCCACCCATCGTTGTTAAAATGGTCCCATTTTTCTTGAGACGTTGGTATATGATTTCTGTTTCTGAGCACTGCATCCAGccacttccttccctcttctaaATTAACTGTTGCTTTCATGTGGCAGTTATTTAGTCGATCCTCTTGATGGACTGGACTCTTGTGTTCTTGTACTTAAACAGTATATATTCCCATCCCAATTACCATCAACATAGTCCTAGGGGAATGATGACTTCTATTTAATTGTTAGTTTGAAAAATATTGTCTGAAGTCCTCCTAGAATTAGTTTTTTGGTTCCTCTTTACACTTGgtttttagaatttcctttttgaGGAAGTAATAGCCAATAGCTGGCAAATGATTAGCATTTAATACATGACtgattttggtttcttctttttatacCTATGTGCAGAATTCTGTCATGGTCCAGAGAAGACAGAATGGAGTGAAGCCATCTATGCCTACAGCAGCAGAAAGAGATGAGATCCTGGGGGCAATGGGAAAGATGCCTTACTGACTGTTTgcattaaaattgtttatttaatttagaagcagatcaatatttttaatgaagattaCTGAAATCTTGTAGTCCCTTAACCCCTTTCAGGCCTTACCCAGTCAGATCTTAAATTCCACAAGGGGAGATAAAGTTAAGTTAGCCTTGCGTCCTTTGTGTTTGCTCTCAGTGCCAGGGTGATAGTCTGCCAGTGCTGGCTGTGCCATGCAGCTGAGTTCACACGACTTCCCAAAGGTAAGGGAGCATTAGGAAAGGTGATAGGAGGAATGGGACTTTTCACCTGGCGGTGGAAGGAAGGGGATATTTCCAAGGATGGGAAATGATGCAAGCAACAATATGATGGGAAGAAACCTCGAGCTAACTTTGGAGAAGTGGTCTGTAGAGTGTTCCACCTAGAGTTTAAGGTGGTTGGTGGAGTGGCAGAACAGAGACTGGGAAGGTAAGTTCCGGGTGAATGTATGGTGGGCCTCAAGTCTCAGGCTCAGTCTAAAGTAAGACCTCCAACCTCACTTCATTCCTTTATCTTTGCTTAAAAAAGGGTAGTACATTGACTGGGCAGGGAAGCAGGGGTGCAGGAGGGTCGTCTTAAATAAATGGCCTGCAAAAGAactgttctttcccttccttccttccttccttccttccttccttccttccttccttccttccttccttccttctttcttttcttttcttttcttttcttttcttttcttttcttttcttttcttttcttttcttttcttttcttttcttttctttctttctttctttctttctttctttctttctttctttctttctttttctttctttttctttctttttctttctttttttctctagggAAAGGCTTTAGTTAAAGGATTCTGTGACTAAAATCCATATATAAAGGCATAGTATTCTTGAAGCACAGTAATGGGAAAAAAGGGTAATTCTCCTAAAAGGGGGGATTTCTATTCTCAGGaagagatgggaaaggaagggTATGGAAGTTCACAGGTGAACGCACTGGGATGGGACTAGAGCTCCACTTTATTTTATGCTATAAACACAAGAATATGCAGTATGCTGTTTGGGGTGGGTTGTGTGGCAGCTCTCATACCCCCCacctttttaaaatccagtttatttcatttacagAACAGTTTTAGAACCtactatttaataaaattaatactaaaaaatcaatgaaaacaaatagCTTTTGTCCCTTTTCTATCTGGTGCTGGATCAAGAGTATTATTTTAAAGGCTGCTGACAACAAACTATCCATCTCATTGGTCTTAGTCCAAAACCCAGGTCAGATGTTTTTAAGCCATATGACCCTGATTGTTAAATGTGATTCTATTGGAATAAAAGATGGATTGTTTGAGAAATTCCTTGATTTGTATTGATTGCTCTAAAAATGATGGATTAAAATAGGACCTGACAAGAAACTAACACTTGTGTGACAAGCATTTCAGTATTTTAAGCATGCTGTTGAAGGGTTTGGAATTTTACTGTCACCTCCTTAAATGTACCTACCAATGTCAACATTTTTTCCGGGAGCTATTTGTCTTGGcctagctctttttttaaaaaaaataactttattgagatacaattcagaTACCATATAaatcatccatttaaagtgtacaatacagtggtttttagtatattgacaaacttgtgcagccatcaccacaattgATTTTAGAGCTCTTCACTCCGGAAAGAAACCATAAGCAcacattcatttccttttaacaccttcctttctcttcaacctctccaacatttaggCAACTATTTTCTGACTCTAGAATGGCCTATTCCGGTCACTTATATggatggaatcatacaatatgtgggggtcttttgtgactgacttctttcacttggcctaatgttttcaagattcattcatgttacGTGTATCAGTCCATTCCTTTTGTTGCTGAATGACATTCCATTACATGGATCTAccacattttatgtatccattcatcagctgttgggcatttgggttgtttccacttagGGGCTATTACCGGTCATGCTGTTTcttgaacatttgtgtacaagtttttgtgtggtcattcatttctttttgaatatatCCCTAGAAGttgaattgctagatcatatggtaactatgtttaacCTTTGGGAGAACTGACAAACTACTTTCCAAAGTGGCAGCACTATTTTACCatgtgtgagagttccagtttctccacattctcattaACACTTACTATCTGCCTTTGATTACAGTCATCCTAGTgagtgtgagctggtatctcaatgtggtttgatttgcatttccatgaaggctagtgatgttgagcatctttttatgtgcttattggccagtcatatatcttccttggagaaatgttcatttagatcctttgcctgtttttaagtTGGGTAGTGTatctttattattgaattgtgagagttctttatatatattaaatataaataaataaataaatacaagtcccttatcagatagagGTTTATGaatgttttcttcccttctgtggGTTGTATTTTCACTTAatggtgtcctttgaaacacaaattttttaattttgatgaaatccaatttattttttcttttgttgctttcagTGACATATCTAAGAAAGCATTGCTTAATTCAAGGTCAAAAAGACTTACATCTatgtttcttctaagagttttgtagttttagctcttatatttaggtctttgatcctttttgagttcatttttgtatgtggtatgagGTAGgaatccaacttcatttttttttttttttttgcatgtagttgtGCAGGTCCCAGCAGCTTTGGTTGAAAAGGCTATACTTTCTCCTGTTGAATAGTTTGAACTGTCTTGGCATTCCTACTGCAAATCGATTGTATATGTCaaagtttatttctggattttgaattctattccattgatatatatgtctgtctttagccatactgtcttgattattgtagctttgtagtaatgGCTTAGCTCTTTGATGAATGGTTTCTGTAGGTGTGTTTTCTGTGAAGTACTCTTGGTGACAAACTAACTGGGGACTTTTGACCAGCAAATCTTTAATGTGTGTAATCATAATATGGCTCCACTTAGCAAGGAtgctcagttctttttttttttttaaagattttatttatttatttcagagagagagagaatgagagatagaaagcacaagagggaagagggtcagagggagaagcagactccctgctgagcagggagcccgatgcgggactcgatcccgggactccaggatcatgacctgagccgaaggcagttgcttaaccaactgagccacccaggcgcccaggatgcTCAGTTCTAAATTTGTCTTCACTAATTCCCTAATTGCTTGTTTGCCTCTTTGCACATACCCTGATAACTTTAGCATACTCTTCTTGTACCCAGATTGTGCAAGATCTTGTCGCGCACCACTTTGGAGGGACAGAGTCCCATCCCCACTGTCCAATTTGCCACTATTGTTCTCTTTCCAAGACACTGCAGAAGGGAAGCTAATTAACCTGATAAATTAATTGTATCAGGATGTGTGTTGGTGCAGTGAGAAGATTTTCAGACACGGCTTTGATACCAGCTATCAACTAATGAAATGTGTAGACGGCATTTTACTGTGTTCATGTACATCCCTCCGAGGAAGCGTCTCATTGCAGATTCTCCATGCTGTGGGAGAGAGTGGCATGCTGGGGCTGTAGTATGTAGAAGCAATCcttttgagaatcactgtctGCTTGAAAGCTCCCAGTGGAGACAAGCAATATCGTTCCTGGTTATATCCCTAATACCTGATAAGCTTCTAGTGTGTGTAATTGATCAACAAATGTGTATGTATGGGGGCTGCGGGGTGGCTTTTAAAATTGAACCCATTGAAAAACATGCTCAAACAACACGAAAGGGTACACAATGTTCAAAGGTCCAAATAATGCAAAAGGGTCTACAGTGTAAATAAATCCACCCAGAAGCAGCCCATGTCAAAAAGTTTCCAAGGTTTTTATGCATATAAAGGATatctgtgtatttgttttgttttccacaaaaGGAACAGCATAGTGTATAAGCTGGAAgtaccttgcttttttcatttagagATATAATTGGGAATAATTCTCCATCAGTGATTAtagattttctccatttctttcaacGGCTGCAGTTTTCCCTTGTGTAGTTATACTGTCATTGAACCAGCCTTCCACTGACGGGTTCACTGTTAGAGACAAGGTTGCAACAAGCATTATTGTGTATGGCTCTTTgcctgttctgttttcttctctataatACATTGCTAAGAATAGAATTTCTAGGTCAAAGGCTcctgcattttaaatattgtagGTATTAGGGACATACCAGTTTCTACTTTAGTGAACAAAACCTGTGAGCATTTCTTTCCTCACAGCCTCAGTCCCActggtacttaatttttttaaaaaatatttatttatttattagagagagagagaggcagggcgaggcagagggagagggggagagacttaagcagactccacgctggcAGAGTGCGGAGCCCAGCACGgcgctggatctcaagaccctcaGCCCAAACCAAAAGTCTGACTtaacggactgtgccacccatGTGTCCCCCCAACTGGGTACTTTAAAACCCTTTCATCCTTAAAATTattgaatgaaaaatagaatggGTGTGCTtatttcctttgcccatttttttttttagattgttgATGTGAATGATTTGGGGAATTCTTGATATTGTAAGGAAACTACCTTTGTCATTTGTATTCTGTATGTTTTGTCTCTCAAAATTTCTGTGCagtgatttacattttaatgtaattaaatggACCGATctttttgtttatggtttctggtcctcaataaatattaaatgaatccAAGTACAAGTACTGCTATTACAGTTCAATtctgctcaacaaatatttgccaaGTGTCTATAATGTGCAAAGTGCTAGGCTAAACACGGTGGAGGAGCATGCATGAATAAGTTACCATCTGGTCCTCAAAGAACTTCACTATGCTGTGTGGGAGAAGGAAGTGAGCACCACAGTAGGAGCAAGAGCAAACTTCTAAGAGGGTAAATACCTTAATAAACACGAAGGGACACATGCATGTGGGGTGTCGGGGATTA is from Zalophus californianus isolate mZalCal1 chromosome 4, mZalCal1.pri.v2, whole genome shotgun sequence and encodes:
- the CHCHD7 gene encoding coiled-coil-helix-coiled-coil-helix domain-containing protein 7; its protein translation is MPMVAGRLRDPDINPCLLESDASTRCMDENNYDRERCSTYFLKYKNCRKFWNSVMVQRRQNGVKPSMPTAAERDEILGAMGKMPY